In the genome of Daphnia magna isolate NIES unplaced genomic scaffold, ASM2063170v1.1 Dm_contigs403, whole genome shotgun sequence, the window TGCAGATAGTTGACGCCGTTGGTAATTTGATAAAGAACTTGCGATTCATTTGGCATGGCTCCCTTGTACTTGCCATTGCAATATTCGTATAACGTGGCACTGTATGGTTCTAGGGCAAAATACCTGGACCACAAATGAAAATGAgatgcctttattttttactgcTCATTCCTTAGCCattaatgtgaatataaataaatataaataaataaataaataaaaataaaataaaaacctccATCCATTGGCCACGTCCTCCTCATAACCGAAAACTCGTAGGATATTATTGTGATTCAGGTTGCCCTTGACGAGCTTGTCGGCCACATCTTTCCACCCATCAAGGCagtcttcatttttaattcttcttatcgcaacttctttttttagattaGAAGTCTTCGATTTCACGCGTTCCTTTTCAGCAcctgcattttcattttccttccAATATCcgtcaaacaagaaaaaacctttactgaaaatcttttttttgcaatccaatcttttccctttaaagagaaaatcctcgactggtttcgttttttcaGCATCTGTCATCTTTTCAGAACTGGTAGATACTAAAGAGAAaaactaaatttaaaaaatggcattTTGTATTGGAATTACGAACCCCCTCCCCCATCTCCCTACTTTAAAAAGAGGATAACGGCTGTTAATGTTGAAGAGGAGGTCCCAACTGACTACATGCCCAACATGCAGGACTGTGGGGCAGTCCCTGTCGCCATCAGCCGTGGTCCTGTTTTGCTTTAGACTACCCTGTCTCATAAACAAGCTCGTCTCCAACATGATAAATAATGACATGAGCTTAAAATCTTGAATTGTTTAGAAATTTGCTAGTTATTTATATATCAATTACAATGCCATTGAAAATATGGCAATTCAATTATTTACGAGCTGTAACAAGAAAGTCATAAAAAAATCATAGTAActaaaacaattgaaaaaaactcatgttttTATTAGATCCCATagaaacaaaagtttaccTAAATTGCTATGCATCAAATTCACATAAACGCAAAGATTTACCTGGTTACGAAGCTGTGGTAATTACTTTAGTTCCCTTTGATAGATTTAAACAAAGTGACGCGACCAACGCCTCGTTTCACTTATATTGTTTATCGCAAGGTAGTCTAAATTCAGGTAGATAACGTTATCTTTTTCTCGTGCTAGTCTC includes:
- the LOC123468654 gene encoding cyclin-dependent kinase E-1-like isoform X3, with the translated sequence MTDAEKTKPVEDFLFKGKRLDCKKKIFSKGFFLFDGYWKENENAGAEKERVKSKTSNLKKEVAIRRIKNEDCLDGWKDVADKLVKGNLNHNNILRVFGYEEDVANGWRYFALEPYSATLYEYCNGKYKGAMPNESQVLYQITNGVNYLHGKGIVHGDLNPLNVVIAAQVPSCAHENFRFWMEQIQL
- the LOC123468654 gene encoding spindle assembly checkpoint kinase-like isoform X2 is translated as MRQGSLKQNRTTADGDRDCPTVLHVGHVVSWDLLFNINSRYPLFKFFSLVSTSSEKMTDAEKTKPVEDFLFKGKRLDCKKKIFSKGFFLFDGYWKENENAGAEKERVKSKTSNLKKEVAIRRIKNEDCLDGWKDVADKLVKGNLNHNNILRVFGYEEDVANGWRYFALEPYSATLYEYCNGKYKGAMPNESQVLYQITNGVNYLHGKGIVHGDLNPLNVVIAAQVPSCAHENFRFWMEQIQL
- the LOC123468654 gene encoding spindle assembly checkpoint kinase-like isoform X1 — its product is MSLFIMLETSLFMRQGSLKQNRTTADGDRDCPTVLHVGHVVSWDLLFNINSRYPLFKFFSLVSTSSEKMTDAEKTKPVEDFLFKGKRLDCKKKIFSKGFFLFDGYWKENENAGAEKERVKSKTSNLKKEVAIRRIKNEDCLDGWKDVADKLVKGNLNHNNILRVFGYEEDVANGWRYFALEPYSATLYEYCNGKYKGAMPNESQVLYQITNGVNYLHGKGIVHGDLNPLNVVIAAQVPSCAHENFRFWMEQIQL